TTCGGCATGCTCGTGGGTGCCGCCGCCCAGCTGCTGCTCGGCGCCCGCGTCAAGGGCATCAACTGGACCACGGCCCTCGTCGCGGGTCTGCTCGGCTCCTTCGTGGGCGGCCTGCTGATCAGCCTGCTCGCGGG
This genomic interval from Nocardioides euryhalodurans contains the following:
- a CDS encoding GlsB/YeaQ/YmgE family stress response membrane protein translates to MLILGLLLFGMLVGAAAQLLLGARVKGINWTTALVAGLLGSFVGGLLISLLAGDGLELRPSGIIGSICGALLVTLAWSWWQGRRTSTSA